Genomic segment of Paenibacillus sp. FSL R5-0912:
CGCTGAAACCCAATTATAATGTAGCTCCTATGCATAATGTTCCGGCGGTAATTGCCAGTGACGCGGGAACACGCTTGGGGGAACTGCGTTGGGGGCTGGTACCGTTTTGGGCCAAAGATGAGAAGATCGGCAGTAAGATGATCAATGCACGCGCGGAGACGGTATCCGAAAAACCTGCCTTTAAACGGCTGCTTAAATCTAAGCGCTGTATCATTCCTGCTGATGGATTTTATGAGTGGAAAAAGGACGGGACCAGCAAGCAGCCATATCGGATCCTCATGAGTGATGGCAGCCTCTTCTCCTTCGCCGGATTGTATGACACTTGGGAAGATCCAGAAGGAAAGAAACTAAGCACCTGCACTATCATCACCACTACTCCGAACAGTTTGATGGAGGGTATTCATGACCGAATGCCGGTTATATTGAGACCTGAAGATGAAGCTGATTGGCTGGGGAGAGACAATGACGATGTCGCGTCCTTATTAAAACTGCTGAAGCCTTACGATGCAGCGAAAATGCGGGCTTATAAAGTCCCTTCGGCTGTTGGAAA
This window contains:
- a CDS encoding SOS response-associated peptidase, translated to MCGRFTITVTLEELITHYLIDDSKLATLKPNYNVAPMHNVPAVIASDAGTRLGELRWGLVPFWAKDEKIGSKMINARAETVSEKPAFKRLLKSKRCIIPADGFYEWKKDGTSKQPYRILMSDGSLFSFAGLYDTWEDPEGKKLSTCTIITTTPNSLMEGIHDRMPVILRPEDEADWLGRDNDDVASLLKLLKPYDAAKMRAYKVPSAVGNVRNNSKDLLEDIG